In Desulfoferula mesophila, the genomic window GTCTTTAGGGCTTATTTTCCCCCCGGCCAGGGGCCGGCGGACTATCTGGAATAAGGAGGAAACATCATGATCCAATTTTTGGTTCACGAAAAGGCCGACAGCGTGGGCGTGGCCACGGTGGACATCACCGCGGGCAGCGAGGCCACGGGCCTTTACATGGACTCCCAGGAGGAGCTGAAGGTCAAGGCCCTGGACGACATTCCCCTGGGTCACAAGATCGCCCTCACCGACCTGGCCACCGGCGGCAGCGTCACCAAATACGGCGAGGACATCGGCAAGGTGGTGGCCGAGATCAAAAAGGGCAACCACGTGCACATCCACAATCTCAAGACCAAGAGGTGGTAGCTATGAGCAATTTGGGAACCGTAAAAGGCTACCGTCGCGAGAACGGCCGGGTGGGCATCCGCAACCATGTCCTGATCCTTCCCTTGGACGACCTTTCCAACGCGGCCTGCGAGGCCGTGGCCAACAACATCAAGGGCACCAAGGCCATTCCGCACGCCTATGGGCGTTTGCAGTTCGGCGAGGACCTCAAGCTGTATTTCCGCACCCTGATCGGCACTGGGGCCAACCCCAACGTGGCCGCGGTGGTGGTGATCGGCATCGAGCCCGAGTGGACCAACATCATCGTGGACGGCATCGCCGAGACCGGCAAGCCGGTGACCGGCTTCTCCATCGAGCGCACCGGCGACATCGGCACCATCGCCAAGGCCTCCTGGAAGGCCAAGGAATACGTGCACTGGGCCAGCGAGTTGAAGCGGGAAGAGGTTGACCTGAGCGAGATTTGGGTTTCGA contains:
- a CDS encoding UxaA family hydrolase, which encodes MIQFLVHEKADSVGVATVDITAGSEATGLYMDSQEELKVKALDDIPLGHKIALTDLATGGSVTKYGEDIGKVVAEIKKGNHVHIHNLKTKRW